The Miscanthus floridulus cultivar M001 chromosome 17, ASM1932011v1, whole genome shotgun sequence genome has a window encoding:
- the LOC136516465 gene encoding RNA polymerase sigma factor sigF, chloroplastic-like isoform X4, with protein sequence MNSSRSLLSSPLFASSSPNFRSSTSVSSSPSPSRTTVPVIHDNTSRASTTCHYSPSLVAEEQLHGSKDTLTLKGEKALLELLLGMALDQHVEGGKLMPEDTDFESYLKEATSRVLYQPAFTEEDDSTSESSSASIAKPPGSLDLGMLTKQVELPSEESGTSDTQLDVPQPHRVDPNHSYEGLLNNDQVFIRSTRLLERRSKKRNAYRASSNDVPCSGVNPKRKEKSKKFGRVLDPDEPFRLFLRDRETTEFLTAKEEKQMFSQIQNLMKLEEAQRKLQAQCDREPTVAEWAQAVGMSCRELQSCVRTGRRCREKMARSNFRLVIHVARKYEGHGLDIQDLVQDGCCGLMKTFEKFNPSKGCRFPTYAYWWIRQSIKKSIFKNSRLIRLPESVFALLRKVGKARMECIMDGEQPTNENVARRAGITIEKLAKLRAKTRKPRSMQDRVWSDDGVTYQEITEDPNIEAPEVSVDRLMMQQQVRSFLAGMLSPREKEIIEHRFGIHDGQPKTLHVIGDMYGLSKERIRQVQNKALDKLKNSISAQGFHVYFDLLT encoded by the exons atgaaTTCCAGCAGAAGCCTCCTCTCGTCGCCCCTCTTTGCTAGCTCGTCTCCAAACTTCAGGAGCAGTACGTCCGTGTCCTCCTCCCCGTCCCCATCCCGCACCACAG TTCCAGTGATACATGACAACACCAGCAGAGCATCCACGACGTGCCACTACTCACCGTCTCTTGTGGCAGAGGAGCAGCTTCACGGTTCCAAAGACACCTTGACCTTGAAGGGCGAAAAGGCTTTGCTTGAGTTGCTGCTAGGCATG GCTCTGGACCAGCACGTCGAGGGCGGGAAGCTCATGCCTGAGGATACTGATTTCGAGAGCTATTTAAAAGAAGCAACAAGCCGAGTGCTTTACCAGCCAGCATTCAC TGAAGAGGATGATTCTACTTCAGAGAGCTCTTCAGCATCAATAGCCAAACCACCTGGGAGTTTGGATCTTGGCATGCTGACAAAGCAGGTGGAATTGCCATCAGAAGAATCAGGCACTTCAGACACCCAGTTGGATGTACCACAGCCTCACCG TGTGGATCCAAACCATTCATACGAGGGACTGCTCAACAATGATCAAGTGTTTATTAGATCCACTCGGTTACTTGAGAGGAGATCTAAGAAACGCAACGCCTACAGGGCTTCGAGTAACGACGTTCCGTGCAGTGGTGTGAACCCAAAGAGAAAAGAGAAGTCAAAGAAGTTTGGCAGAGTTCTTGATCCAGATGAGCCTTTCAGGTTGTTTCTGCGGGATCGAGAGACAACAGAGTTCTTGACAGCGAAAGAGGAGAAACAGATGTTCAGTCAAATACAG AATCTTATGAAGCTAGAGGAGGCTCAGCGTAAACTGCAAGCTCAATGTGATCGTGAGCCAACAGTTGCAGAGTGGGCTCAAGCCGTAGGAATGAGCTGCAGGGAGTTGCAATCCTGTGTCCGCACTGGAAGACGGTGCCGAGAGAAGATGGCCCGCTCCAACTTTCGCCTTGTGATACATGTCGCTAGGAAATATGAAGGACATGGCCTTGACATTCAGGACCTGGTGCAG GATGGATGTTGTGGGTTGATGAAAACCTTTGAGAAGTTCAACCCAAGCAAGGGATGCAGATTCCCGACCTATGCCTACTGGTGGATACGTCAATCGATCAAAAAGTCGATCTTCAAGAATTCAAGACTAATCCGATTGCCG GAGAGTGTGTTTGCACTCCTGAGGAAGGTGGGCAAAGCGAGGATGGAATGCATAATGGACGGGGAGCAGCCGACGAATGAGAACGTCGCAAGGCGTGCCGGCATCACAATTGAGAAGCTTGCGAAACTGAGAGCCAAAACCAGGAAACCACGGTCCATGCAGGATCGGGTTTGGTCAGATGACGGTGTCACATACCAG GAGATCACCGAGGACCCCAACATTGAGGCTCCTGAGGTGAGCGTGGACAGGCTGATGATGCAGCAGCAGGTGCGCAGCTTCCTGGCAGGGATGCTGAGCCCCCGGGAGAAGGAGATCATCGAGCACCGCTTCGGCATCCACGACGGGCAGCCCAAGACCCTTCATGTCATCGGCGACATGTACGGGCTGTCCAAGGAGAGGATCCGCCAGGTGCAGAACAAGGCCCTGGACAAGCTGAAAAACAGCATCTCGGCACAGGGCTTCCACGTCTACTTTGATTTGCTAACTTGA
- the LOC136516465 gene encoding RNA polymerase sigma factor sigF, chloroplastic-like isoform X1 — MNSSRSLLSSPLFASSSPNFRSSTSVSSSPSPSRTTAVPVIHDNTSRASTTCHYSPSLVAEEQLHGSKDTLTLKGEKALLELLLGMALDQHVEGGKLMPEDTDFESYLKEATSRVLYQPAFTEEDDSTSESSSASIAKPPGSLDLGMLTKQVELPSEESGTSDTQLDVPQPHRFISFHFQTLLCGQISVEERNNKQSRSFIILTLDHCAATSVDPNHSYEGLLNNDQVFIRSTRLLERRSKKRNAYRASSNDVPCSGVNPKRKEKSKKFGRVLDPDEPFRLFLRDRETTEFLTAKEEKQMFSQIQNLMKLEEAQRKLQAQCDREPTVAEWAQAVGMSCRELQSCVRTGRRCREKMARSNFRLVIHVARKYEGHGLDIQDLVQDGCCGLMKTFEKFNPSKGCRFPTYAYWWIRQSIKKSIFKNSRLIRLPESVFALLRKVGKARMECIMDGEQPTNENVARRAGITIEKLAKLRAKTRKPRSMQDRVWSDDGVTYQEITEDPNIEAPEVSVDRLMMQQQVRSFLAGMLSPREKEIIEHRFGIHDGQPKTLHVIGDMYGLSKERIRQVQNKALDKLKNSISAQGFHVYFDLLT; from the exons atgaaTTCCAGCAGAAGCCTCCTCTCGTCGCCCCTCTTTGCTAGCTCGTCTCCAAACTTCAGGAGCAGTACGTCCGTGTCCTCCTCCCCGTCCCCATCCCGCACCACAG CAGTTCCAGTGATACATGACAACACCAGCAGAGCATCCACGACGTGCCACTACTCACCGTCTCTTGTGGCAGAGGAGCAGCTTCACGGTTCCAAAGACACCTTGACCTTGAAGGGCGAAAAGGCTTTGCTTGAGTTGCTGCTAGGCATG GCTCTGGACCAGCACGTCGAGGGCGGGAAGCTCATGCCTGAGGATACTGATTTCGAGAGCTATTTAAAAGAAGCAACAAGCCGAGTGCTTTACCAGCCAGCATTCAC TGAAGAGGATGATTCTACTTCAGAGAGCTCTTCAGCATCAATAGCCAAACCACCTGGGAGTTTGGATCTTGGCATGCTGACAAAGCAGGTGGAATTGCCATCAGAAGAATCAGGCACTTCAGACACCCAGTTGGATGTACCACAGCCTCACCGGTTTATTTCTTTCCACTTTCAAACACTCTTATGTGGTCAGATCAGTGTAGAGGAACGCAACAACAAGCAATCACGCTCTTTTATTATTCTAACACTTGACCATTGTGCTGCCACCAGTGTGGATCCAAACCATTCATACGAGGGACTGCTCAACAATGATCAAGTGTTTATTAGATCCACTCGGTTACTTGAGAGGAGATCTAAGAAACGCAACGCCTACAGGGCTTCGAGTAACGACGTTCCGTGCAGTGGTGTGAACCCAAAGAGAAAAGAGAAGTCAAAGAAGTTTGGCAGAGTTCTTGATCCAGATGAGCCTTTCAGGTTGTTTCTGCGGGATCGAGAGACAACAGAGTTCTTGACAGCGAAAGAGGAGAAACAGATGTTCAGTCAAATACAG AATCTTATGAAGCTAGAGGAGGCTCAGCGTAAACTGCAAGCTCAATGTGATCGTGAGCCAACAGTTGCAGAGTGGGCTCAAGCCGTAGGAATGAGCTGCAGGGAGTTGCAATCCTGTGTCCGCACTGGAAGACGGTGCCGAGAGAAGATGGCCCGCTCCAACTTTCGCCTTGTGATACATGTCGCTAGGAAATATGAAGGACATGGCCTTGACATTCAGGACCTGGTGCAG GATGGATGTTGTGGGTTGATGAAAACCTTTGAGAAGTTCAACCCAAGCAAGGGATGCAGATTCCCGACCTATGCCTACTGGTGGATACGTCAATCGATCAAAAAGTCGATCTTCAAGAATTCAAGACTAATCCGATTGCCG GAGAGTGTGTTTGCACTCCTGAGGAAGGTGGGCAAAGCGAGGATGGAATGCATAATGGACGGGGAGCAGCCGACGAATGAGAACGTCGCAAGGCGTGCCGGCATCACAATTGAGAAGCTTGCGAAACTGAGAGCCAAAACCAGGAAACCACGGTCCATGCAGGATCGGGTTTGGTCAGATGACGGTGTCACATACCAG GAGATCACCGAGGACCCCAACATTGAGGCTCCTGAGGTGAGCGTGGACAGGCTGATGATGCAGCAGCAGGTGCGCAGCTTCCTGGCAGGGATGCTGAGCCCCCGGGAGAAGGAGATCATCGAGCACCGCTTCGGCATCCACGACGGGCAGCCCAAGACCCTTCATGTCATCGGCGACATGTACGGGCTGTCCAAGGAGAGGATCCGCCAGGTGCAGAACAAGGCCCTGGACAAGCTGAAAAACAGCATCTCGGCACAGGGCTTCCACGTCTACTTTGATTTGCTAACTTGA
- the LOC136516465 gene encoding RNA polymerase sigma factor sigF, chloroplastic-like isoform X3: MNSSRSLLSSPLFASSSPNFRSSTSVSSSPSPSRTTAVPVIHDNTSRASTTCHYSPSLVAEEQLHGSKDTLTLKGEKALLELLLGMALDQHVEGGKLMPEDTDFESYLKEATSRVLYQPAFTEEDDSTSESSSASIAKPPGSLDLGMLTKQVELPSEESGTSDTQLDVPQPHRVDPNHSYEGLLNNDQVFIRSTRLLERRSKKRNAYRASSNDVPCSGVNPKRKEKSKKFGRVLDPDEPFRLFLRDRETTEFLTAKEEKQMFSQIQNLMKLEEAQRKLQAQCDREPTVAEWAQAVGMSCRELQSCVRTGRRCREKMARSNFRLVIHVARKYEGHGLDIQDLVQDGCCGLMKTFEKFNPSKGCRFPTYAYWWIRQSIKKSIFKNSRLIRLPESVFALLRKVGKARMECIMDGEQPTNENVARRAGITIEKLAKLRAKTRKPRSMQDRVWSDDGVTYQEITEDPNIEAPEVSVDRLMMQQQVRSFLAGMLSPREKEIIEHRFGIHDGQPKTLHVIGDMYGLSKERIRQVQNKALDKLKNSISAQGFHVYFDLLT, from the exons atgaaTTCCAGCAGAAGCCTCCTCTCGTCGCCCCTCTTTGCTAGCTCGTCTCCAAACTTCAGGAGCAGTACGTCCGTGTCCTCCTCCCCGTCCCCATCCCGCACCACAG CAGTTCCAGTGATACATGACAACACCAGCAGAGCATCCACGACGTGCCACTACTCACCGTCTCTTGTGGCAGAGGAGCAGCTTCACGGTTCCAAAGACACCTTGACCTTGAAGGGCGAAAAGGCTTTGCTTGAGTTGCTGCTAGGCATG GCTCTGGACCAGCACGTCGAGGGCGGGAAGCTCATGCCTGAGGATACTGATTTCGAGAGCTATTTAAAAGAAGCAACAAGCCGAGTGCTTTACCAGCCAGCATTCAC TGAAGAGGATGATTCTACTTCAGAGAGCTCTTCAGCATCAATAGCCAAACCACCTGGGAGTTTGGATCTTGGCATGCTGACAAAGCAGGTGGAATTGCCATCAGAAGAATCAGGCACTTCAGACACCCAGTTGGATGTACCACAGCCTCACCG TGTGGATCCAAACCATTCATACGAGGGACTGCTCAACAATGATCAAGTGTTTATTAGATCCACTCGGTTACTTGAGAGGAGATCTAAGAAACGCAACGCCTACAGGGCTTCGAGTAACGACGTTCCGTGCAGTGGTGTGAACCCAAAGAGAAAAGAGAAGTCAAAGAAGTTTGGCAGAGTTCTTGATCCAGATGAGCCTTTCAGGTTGTTTCTGCGGGATCGAGAGACAACAGAGTTCTTGACAGCGAAAGAGGAGAAACAGATGTTCAGTCAAATACAG AATCTTATGAAGCTAGAGGAGGCTCAGCGTAAACTGCAAGCTCAATGTGATCGTGAGCCAACAGTTGCAGAGTGGGCTCAAGCCGTAGGAATGAGCTGCAGGGAGTTGCAATCCTGTGTCCGCACTGGAAGACGGTGCCGAGAGAAGATGGCCCGCTCCAACTTTCGCCTTGTGATACATGTCGCTAGGAAATATGAAGGACATGGCCTTGACATTCAGGACCTGGTGCAG GATGGATGTTGTGGGTTGATGAAAACCTTTGAGAAGTTCAACCCAAGCAAGGGATGCAGATTCCCGACCTATGCCTACTGGTGGATACGTCAATCGATCAAAAAGTCGATCTTCAAGAATTCAAGACTAATCCGATTGCCG GAGAGTGTGTTTGCACTCCTGAGGAAGGTGGGCAAAGCGAGGATGGAATGCATAATGGACGGGGAGCAGCCGACGAATGAGAACGTCGCAAGGCGTGCCGGCATCACAATTGAGAAGCTTGCGAAACTGAGAGCCAAAACCAGGAAACCACGGTCCATGCAGGATCGGGTTTGGTCAGATGACGGTGTCACATACCAG GAGATCACCGAGGACCCCAACATTGAGGCTCCTGAGGTGAGCGTGGACAGGCTGATGATGCAGCAGCAGGTGCGCAGCTTCCTGGCAGGGATGCTGAGCCCCCGGGAGAAGGAGATCATCGAGCACCGCTTCGGCATCCACGACGGGCAGCCCAAGACCCTTCATGTCATCGGCGACATGTACGGGCTGTCCAAGGAGAGGATCCGCCAGGTGCAGAACAAGGCCCTGGACAAGCTGAAAAACAGCATCTCGGCACAGGGCTTCCACGTCTACTTTGATTTGCTAACTTGA
- the LOC136516465 gene encoding RNA polymerase sigma factor sigF, chloroplastic-like isoform X2 → MNSSRSLLSSPLFASSSPNFRSSTSVSSSPSPSRTTVPVIHDNTSRASTTCHYSPSLVAEEQLHGSKDTLTLKGEKALLELLLGMALDQHVEGGKLMPEDTDFESYLKEATSRVLYQPAFTEEDDSTSESSSASIAKPPGSLDLGMLTKQVELPSEESGTSDTQLDVPQPHRFISFHFQTLLCGQISVEERNNKQSRSFIILTLDHCAATSVDPNHSYEGLLNNDQVFIRSTRLLERRSKKRNAYRASSNDVPCSGVNPKRKEKSKKFGRVLDPDEPFRLFLRDRETTEFLTAKEEKQMFSQIQNLMKLEEAQRKLQAQCDREPTVAEWAQAVGMSCRELQSCVRTGRRCREKMARSNFRLVIHVARKYEGHGLDIQDLVQDGCCGLMKTFEKFNPSKGCRFPTYAYWWIRQSIKKSIFKNSRLIRLPESVFALLRKVGKARMECIMDGEQPTNENVARRAGITIEKLAKLRAKTRKPRSMQDRVWSDDGVTYQEITEDPNIEAPEVSVDRLMMQQQVRSFLAGMLSPREKEIIEHRFGIHDGQPKTLHVIGDMYGLSKERIRQVQNKALDKLKNSISAQGFHVYFDLLT, encoded by the exons atgaaTTCCAGCAGAAGCCTCCTCTCGTCGCCCCTCTTTGCTAGCTCGTCTCCAAACTTCAGGAGCAGTACGTCCGTGTCCTCCTCCCCGTCCCCATCCCGCACCACAG TTCCAGTGATACATGACAACACCAGCAGAGCATCCACGACGTGCCACTACTCACCGTCTCTTGTGGCAGAGGAGCAGCTTCACGGTTCCAAAGACACCTTGACCTTGAAGGGCGAAAAGGCTTTGCTTGAGTTGCTGCTAGGCATG GCTCTGGACCAGCACGTCGAGGGCGGGAAGCTCATGCCTGAGGATACTGATTTCGAGAGCTATTTAAAAGAAGCAACAAGCCGAGTGCTTTACCAGCCAGCATTCAC TGAAGAGGATGATTCTACTTCAGAGAGCTCTTCAGCATCAATAGCCAAACCACCTGGGAGTTTGGATCTTGGCATGCTGACAAAGCAGGTGGAATTGCCATCAGAAGAATCAGGCACTTCAGACACCCAGTTGGATGTACCACAGCCTCACCGGTTTATTTCTTTCCACTTTCAAACACTCTTATGTGGTCAGATCAGTGTAGAGGAACGCAACAACAAGCAATCACGCTCTTTTATTATTCTAACACTTGACCATTGTGCTGCCACCAGTGTGGATCCAAACCATTCATACGAGGGACTGCTCAACAATGATCAAGTGTTTATTAGATCCACTCGGTTACTTGAGAGGAGATCTAAGAAACGCAACGCCTACAGGGCTTCGAGTAACGACGTTCCGTGCAGTGGTGTGAACCCAAAGAGAAAAGAGAAGTCAAAGAAGTTTGGCAGAGTTCTTGATCCAGATGAGCCTTTCAGGTTGTTTCTGCGGGATCGAGAGACAACAGAGTTCTTGACAGCGAAAGAGGAGAAACAGATGTTCAGTCAAATACAG AATCTTATGAAGCTAGAGGAGGCTCAGCGTAAACTGCAAGCTCAATGTGATCGTGAGCCAACAGTTGCAGAGTGGGCTCAAGCCGTAGGAATGAGCTGCAGGGAGTTGCAATCCTGTGTCCGCACTGGAAGACGGTGCCGAGAGAAGATGGCCCGCTCCAACTTTCGCCTTGTGATACATGTCGCTAGGAAATATGAAGGACATGGCCTTGACATTCAGGACCTGGTGCAG GATGGATGTTGTGGGTTGATGAAAACCTTTGAGAAGTTCAACCCAAGCAAGGGATGCAGATTCCCGACCTATGCCTACTGGTGGATACGTCAATCGATCAAAAAGTCGATCTTCAAGAATTCAAGACTAATCCGATTGCCG GAGAGTGTGTTTGCACTCCTGAGGAAGGTGGGCAAAGCGAGGATGGAATGCATAATGGACGGGGAGCAGCCGACGAATGAGAACGTCGCAAGGCGTGCCGGCATCACAATTGAGAAGCTTGCGAAACTGAGAGCCAAAACCAGGAAACCACGGTCCATGCAGGATCGGGTTTGGTCAGATGACGGTGTCACATACCAG GAGATCACCGAGGACCCCAACATTGAGGCTCCTGAGGTGAGCGTGGACAGGCTGATGATGCAGCAGCAGGTGCGCAGCTTCCTGGCAGGGATGCTGAGCCCCCGGGAGAAGGAGATCATCGAGCACCGCTTCGGCATCCACGACGGGCAGCCCAAGACCCTTCATGTCATCGGCGACATGTACGGGCTGTCCAAGGAGAGGATCCGCCAGGTGCAGAACAAGGCCCTGGACAAGCTGAAAAACAGCATCTCGGCACAGGGCTTCCACGTCTACTTTGATTTGCTAACTTGA
- the LOC136516465 gene encoding RNA polymerase sigma factor sigF, chloroplastic-like isoform X5, whose protein sequence is MLTKQVELPSEESGTSDTQLDVPQPHRFISFHFQTLLCGQISVEERNNKQSRSFIILTLDHCAATSVDPNHSYEGLLNNDQVFIRSTRLLERRSKKRNAYRASSNDVPCSGVNPKRKEKSKKFGRVLDPDEPFRLFLRDRETTEFLTAKEEKQMFSQIQNLMKLEEAQRKLQAQCDREPTVAEWAQAVGMSCRELQSCVRTGRRCREKMARSNFRLVIHVARKYEGHGLDIQDLVQDGCCGLMKTFEKFNPSKGCRFPTYAYWWIRQSIKKSIFKNSRLIRLPESVFALLRKVGKARMECIMDGEQPTNENVARRAGITIEKLAKLRAKTRKPRSMQDRVWSDDGVTYQEITEDPNIEAPEVSVDRLMMQQQVRSFLAGMLSPREKEIIEHRFGIHDGQPKTLHVIGDMYGLSKERIRQVQNKALDKLKNSISAQGFHVYFDLLT, encoded by the exons ATGCTGACAAAGCAGGTGGAATTGCCATCAGAAGAATCAGGCACTTCAGACACCCAGTTGGATGTACCACAGCCTCACCGGTTTATTTCTTTCCACTTTCAAACACTCTTATGTGGTCAGATCAGTGTAGAGGAACGCAACAACAAGCAATCACGCTCTTTTATTATTCTAACACTTGACCATTGTGCTGCCACCAGTGTGGATCCAAACCATTCATACGAGGGACTGCTCAACAATGATCAAGTGTTTATTAGATCCACTCGGTTACTTGAGAGGAGATCTAAGAAACGCAACGCCTACAGGGCTTCGAGTAACGACGTTCCGTGCAGTGGTGTGAACCCAAAGAGAAAAGAGAAGTCAAAGAAGTTTGGCAGAGTTCTTGATCCAGATGAGCCTTTCAGGTTGTTTCTGCGGGATCGAGAGACAACAGAGTTCTTGACAGCGAAAGAGGAGAAACAGATGTTCAGTCAAATACAG AATCTTATGAAGCTAGAGGAGGCTCAGCGTAAACTGCAAGCTCAATGTGATCGTGAGCCAACAGTTGCAGAGTGGGCTCAAGCCGTAGGAATGAGCTGCAGGGAGTTGCAATCCTGTGTCCGCACTGGAAGACGGTGCCGAGAGAAGATGGCCCGCTCCAACTTTCGCCTTGTGATACATGTCGCTAGGAAATATGAAGGACATGGCCTTGACATTCAGGACCTGGTGCAG GATGGATGTTGTGGGTTGATGAAAACCTTTGAGAAGTTCAACCCAAGCAAGGGATGCAGATTCCCGACCTATGCCTACTGGTGGATACGTCAATCGATCAAAAAGTCGATCTTCAAGAATTCAAGACTAATCCGATTGCCG GAGAGTGTGTTTGCACTCCTGAGGAAGGTGGGCAAAGCGAGGATGGAATGCATAATGGACGGGGAGCAGCCGACGAATGAGAACGTCGCAAGGCGTGCCGGCATCACAATTGAGAAGCTTGCGAAACTGAGAGCCAAAACCAGGAAACCACGGTCCATGCAGGATCGGGTTTGGTCAGATGACGGTGTCACATACCAG GAGATCACCGAGGACCCCAACATTGAGGCTCCTGAGGTGAGCGTGGACAGGCTGATGATGCAGCAGCAGGTGCGCAGCTTCCTGGCAGGGATGCTGAGCCCCCGGGAGAAGGAGATCATCGAGCACCGCTTCGGCATCCACGACGGGCAGCCCAAGACCCTTCATGTCATCGGCGACATGTACGGGCTGTCCAAGGAGAGGATCCGCCAGGTGCAGAACAAGGCCCTGGACAAGCTGAAAAACAGCATCTCGGCACAGGGCTTCCACGTCTACTTTGATTTGCTAACTTGA